The Nicotiana tomentosiformis chromosome 2, ASM39032v3, whole genome shotgun sequence genome includes the window TGCCACGTCGGTCCAGGACACGCAGTACCCACGAATTGTTCGGGAAGCAACTtctgatgatgctgaagaggagCATGTTATTGATGCAGTAAGGGTCCTACAAGAACAACAAGCGATCATCCTAGGCCACCTCACACGACAGGATAAAGTTATGATGAAGTTGAAGCAGGTGTTGTCGGGGGCTTCAAGTAACGCGAATAGACGAGGTCTAGTTCCTCCCGGCGCTCCCGCgaatcaaacaacgcagagggtcgacaacaataCCCCGAGAGGCGAAGTTAGCTCCGATGGGGCTGGGGGGAGCAGATCCGACCCCAATAACGAAAACGACCCCTTCAACAATGAACTCTTACGGTTTATAAGGGAAGTGAACGCCCGCATGGACTAAATTCCGGGAGCACCACCGATGCTAAAAGGTacggactcaaagaagtatactcagttGTCATACAAGCCAAGCACGGTACCAGAATTAATCCCGAAGGTTTAAAATGCCTGATATGCCAAAGTATGAGGGAACTTCATATcctcaggagcatattaccacctatacaacggcagtgaaggggaatgatttagctcctcacgagaTTGAATATGTTTtgatgaagaaatttggagagactctcacgaggAGAGCCTTGATGTGGTATTCgctgttacccgagcattccatagattcctttgagatgctcgctgATTCTTTTATTAAGGCTCATGCTGGGTCCAGAAAAGTGCAGGcctgaaaggccgacatattcagaagtGCACAAGGAGAATTCGAGTTGCTGCGAGAGTTTGTTACCCGGTTCCAAAGGGAGAGAATGTTACTCCCGGCTGTTCCGGATGAATGGGCGGATGAAACATTCACAAAGGGTCTGAATCCaagaagttcagacgcttcccgaAAACTGAAGGAAAGCTTGCTTGAATTTTAAGCAACGACTTGGGCCGAtttccacaaccggtacgagtcaaggataaggatcgaagatgatcaggttggCATCTCCTAGTTCGAAAAAGGATgggagaagaacagagaaaaatcaaaagacgatTTCGACACAGACAGACGATCTTCGAGGGGACGGTTTTTTCCCTACGAACGGAACGGAGGCCGCGACAGAGGCTTCTGGTCAGCAGACATGTTCACCACCGACAGAAGGACTGATTGCGGTAGGAAAAATAGATCATTACAGGATAACGAAGTGTCAGGTATGCGGGATCCTTCCTGCCCCAGGCTGTCAGAATACAATTTCAAcgtcagccatgagaaacatcaaagaagcacggtttctttaaatgtgctagactttaagattaaacgtgttctagtggatccaggaagttcagaCAATATCATAAAATGGAGAGTATTGGATCAAGCTACACTTACCagaagcatcattccggccacaaaactcctcgtcggattcaaccttgcgagcgtgacaacccgaggagagattttTTTGCCCACGAACGCTGAATGGGTGATGAAAATGACTCTTTTTGAAGTGGTGGATGGTGACATGGGATATAATATTCTTCTGGGAAGACAGTGGTTGCACGAGATGGGAGTTGTACCGTCAACATATCATcagttgctgaaattcccaacgcCCGAAGGAATTAAACAGATAAGGGGCGACCAACCGGCGACAatggagatgaatgcaatttcgatATCCAGTAGCAATGGGAAGGAACATGCAGCATAGCAACTACAGGAACCGGCGCCCGCTCCTGAATCGAATGAAGTTAGCATGGAGGTAGAGGCGTCAGAATCTTatcaggtgccaaggtatttccagGCACCAGAAGAGACGAATGCAACAAAATCTACAACGGAAGAGctcgagcaagttgcattgtttgaaGAGTTCTTataaaggaaattccacttggggacatgaCTGCACCTCGAGCTCAGGTCTGGCTTAttgaatttattaaatttaatgcCGATTGTTTTTCTTGGTCACATGCGGACATGACAGGTATCCCAACGGAGGGGGTCGTACACGAGCTAAGTCTGGAGATaaaagaaatgccctattgcGGAGGCCAGGAACAAATTcgttaaagaagaggtaactcgcttaCTCGATATCGGTTTGATCTGAGAGGTAAAGTATctagactggctagctaatgtagtaatagttcctaagaagaacaataaattttgcatgtgtgtagattataaagacttgaataaggcgtgcctaaaagactcgttcccactgccaaacatctattaaatgattgatgctacgaccgggcatgagttaatgagtttcctcgatgcttattctgggtacaactgtacccgaaggatcaggaaaagacttcgtttataatgAATTTCGGCATATATTGCTATAATATGATGCCCTTCGGTTTGAAAAACGCCGGatccacttatcagaggctcgtaaataagatgtttaaaaaataaataaggaaaactgtggaagtttatatagacgatatgttcgttaagtctttgaatacaTGTGATCACCTTAAGCATCTGCAAGAAATATTTGACAGcttaaggaagcataacatgaagcttaaccccgagaaattcgcgttcggggtcagctccggtaagttcctAGGATTTATGGTATTACAAAGGGAGATCGAAGtaaatcccgataagatcaaggccatcgaagacattccagatcagatgtcaagcgtgaaagaagtccaaaggctcacagggagattggcctctttgagcagattcatttcTCGGTCATCAGAGAAATGCCACCGTTTCTTCGCACTAATTAAGAAGAAAAACAACTTGtaatggaccccagaatgccaacagactttgagagatttgaaaaggtacttgtcaagccctcaaTTACTTTCAAAACCAAAGGAAGGTGAAATATTGTTGGTCTACCTCGCAGTCTCGGAAGTAGCGGTAAGCGTAGTTTTGGTCCGAGAGGATGAAGGTACGTAATTTctcatttattacgttagtaaaattttaacgggagcagaaactcgctacccgcaCTTGGAGAAGTTGCCCTTAGCTCTCGTACTCGTCGCTCGGAagttgaggccctacttccaatgtcacccgatagttGTGGTGACCACATTTACCCTGCGAaatatccttcacaaacccgaactctcgggtaGGCTGGCAAAATGGACCgccgaaatgagtgaattcgacatagaatataaatcaagtactgcgattaagtcacaagtcttggctaaCTTTGTGGCTGATTTTAGTCAGGGATTGCTGCCTATAGCAACCAAAGAGGTAGTTATGGTGTTATAATCGACATCGAGAGTTTGGACTTTATTCACGGACGGAGCCTCCAACGTAAAAAGGTACGGTCTTGGCATAATATTAACCATGCCTTCGGGAGAAATCCTAAAGCAAGCCATCAGAAcggtccctttaactaacaatgaggcaaagtatgaggctttgattgctGGACTTGAACTGGCGTGGGACTAGATTCTGAGGTCACAGAAATCAAGTGCGACTCAtagttggtggtaaatcaggtctacgggatctttgaaACCAAAGAagagcgcatgcaacaatacgtggtcaAGGTACAGGATCTGCTGGCTCAATTTCGGGAGTGGTCGATTATTCACATCCCGAGGGATGAAAATGCAGAAGGGGATATGCTAGCTAACCTCGAATTATCAACGGAAATGAAGGGATCAGAGTCCGAAACGGTAGTATAACTTATGCACTCGGTCCTGGATGAAGATAGCTATTATGAGGTAAATACTACTAATTTGGTcggggactggaggaatgagatcatcgaTTATCTCGAACACGGGAAATTGCCCTATGATTCCAAGGCGTCTCCGGTGCTACATGTCAAAGCAGCACGGTACAACTTTAAAGGAGGACAATTGTACaaaaaatctttccaaggcccgttggcccgatgtttgggagcATCCGAAGCaaattatgttatgcgagaagtccatgAAGAGATATGAACATGaggcgtcctcttcaagagcaccataaacataaaagggccctctcttatgaaaaccctcatgttaaagggttgatttcgatAGAACTTATGCCCGGAATCTAAATActttcggggaaaaatacacctaaGACTTCACATAATAAGACACAAATagtaaaacttgcgcaaaacTTTTAAGCAAAAAGAAGATAATGCAAATATTAGAACTTGCATAAATTTTCAAACGAAAGAatgactcaaacaatacttgagcaaaaggatgtttttatttacaataaCATGCCAAAATGGCCCAGATACAATagttggaaaaagaaaagaaaagaaaagaaaagctaaactgttGCATCTCCGGAACCCGGAGGAAGAAAAGTGTCCGTGCCCCCAGGGGAATTGGGTAGGTCCGCTGACGGCTCAATATTTTGGCCCTCGCCAGTTTGGCCTTCAACATCTTCACCTCCCGCTTCCTCTTTAGTTCCTGAAGTTTCAGAACCGGAACCAGAAGAACCGGAAGCATCAGGCTCTGCCGGGAGACCACTTttagcagccaactcaagctcacgggccttagcaattttagcatcaaaatcaatgatataagttttggcctcttccaaggtttttctcctcatgctgtacataacgtaagttttctcaacaacgagggaagtcgTTCAGTGCTTAAGTTCTtatttgagttgggttacctcggcaaaaaggttttcccgggcggaTCTAACGGATCTGAGGCTAACATCAATGTCACAAACAGTTAAaataaagagcctattatgctcgaaaATTTTCCTACACTTCTCCTCCAATTGGGCATGTTTCACCCCCGCAGCAGCAAGCCCTTCAGTTTTGGAGTCCAAGACTGCCTCTAAGATGGTCAATCTTTCAGTGGAGGCAACCTCGCGGttggttgcagcaagaacgacactatggatttcagcccatttggccataGATTCGTCAAATTTAACCCTCAGTGGGCCAAtatcttggctaagggttaccacttcttgctcgctttgctatAAACGAGAATCCAATATAATGGCTTCCAATTCTGAGAGGCGAGCGACAGTTTGCTTCTGCTCGGTCAAAAGTTGATCCCGTGCGTAGGTAAGTTCTTCCTTTTCCCAAATCAACCTTTGGAGGCCCTCGAAAGAAATAAAGTTGGCCAACAAAGCAAGAAAGGCAAACTTAggatattttcaaacaaaagccAAAGGaataacaaaggaagtaaggaatGTACTGCTGcggcgttgtgcatggcattgttcaacaagcactctccagAGAGAGCATgtatcttttcccaatctttctctgaaaccaaaggcttcagatagttagcaagttccaccgtCCGGGATATCAAATTGAATTCGGTGGAGACCGAGAGAGTAACACTCCTCCCCCTTTGCAGATCTTCTGAGGGGGGAGCACAGTTTTGCTCCATAtttccatgaactggggactaggGGAGGAGGACACCCTCTTCTCGGGCAGATGCGactggtggagatgatgtagtagTTGTTGATGGAAGAGTTTATGAAGGTGAAAATGATGTAgtagttgctggtgttggtgaagatggagatgaaactgatggagttgaagagtgagaaatAGCTGCAACAAaagcagtgctggttgttggttgctcGTTAGCCCAGGACGgaagggacccggtactcagccccaaAATACCGGGCGCAACGACTGGGACACTGAAGCGGGAGTTGTCATTTTCCACCATTTCATACCCCCTAGAGTGCCAAGACGTCGTCCACAactggtgtaactaactcaacggATTGGGCGGTCTGTTGAGTTGAGGAAGGTCgttgtcttctatgtagagaagctccttTCTCGCTAGCTTCTACATCACCGTCAATCATCACGGTATCAATGGCCGGCCCGGGTGGAGGGATCGTCACCACGACTTCCGGAGACGACTCGAGCGCATCATTCTTTGCCCTCTTATTTTTCCCTCCGGTCGTAGAGGAacgccttctttttggttgcttgttctccggcaGGGGGCACCGTGAAGAAACACTTGTGCCCGAAGCAGGGTCAGAGACActtgttcgagtaagtgcttcctgaagcaaCCTCACCGCGTCAACATGATCAGCCAACACGTCCACCTCGGGGACGACAACCGAGCTTGCAGGTAGACCTTGTTTCaggaaaaatggagaaagagtCAATCAATTTCCTAGCGTGAAAAGTAAAAACGAGATATAATGtgcatttctttaattatttaattatttaattatttcaagatcaaagtaattcacttgtctagaaaccacgtataaattcaactgtaccgttttacggttATACAAATATTCAATAATTAAGTTACTTTGTTAGACATGCATGAGTGATATATTCAAGTAAACTAAAACTGATTAGTAAATTGATTTGCTTTAACATAAATAAACCATTATGATAAAGAAGAAAAGTAAGGACTGAATTTAACGCATTATCCTTAATTATTTTTAGATCGAAGAACCCTATCTCTtaaaagaaaaaactaaaaatttaGAACCCCTGCCTTTTctccaaaattactgtttaagCCACTATATCACGCACTCCGCGTTGCGCAAGCTATCATACCTTAAAATTTACTTCTAAAAAAATTGTAATGGACCTACCCGTCACACAAAAAGATAAGATTGTAGATCCCACATCCTAGTCAAGCCTTCTATTATTGTGGTTTTCTCGTTTCGGGCTCAAATTTTTAATTCATCGACTTTCTAAAAAACATAAATCGAGATATTCCGATTTAGTTTATGTCGAAACTCGTATAATAATGCATATTAATTGTTTTGAATGTGTTTccatgttgttttgtatttttttttttacgattaaactagtatattatttttatccggactaagatattagtATTTTGTATTTGTTTTGTGACTAAtatgtatttgttatttttatctagtttagattatttatttgcttaaagactagtgcCCTTTTAGCATAGTAAAATGTAGAGCCTTTTAGCGTAGAATCCTTGTAGTTTAAGTATTTTTTATActgatagatcaaacacaaactctgtccaattaaatataataaaaattaattatttaatttacaaaacaaacatacaaaattatgaaaatatttaaattgacacacactagaattcaggatagcttgctgctactgggcctcaaatatcgagcctggaacccataggtatatactctatccaattaaatatgataaaaattaattatttaatttaaaaaataaacatacaaaattatgaaaatattaaaattgacacacacaagaattcaggatagcttggtgctactgagcctcaaatatcgagcatggaacccataggtatatatactctgtccaattaaatatgataaaaattaattatttaatttacaaaacaaacatacaaaattatgaaaatattaaaattgatacacacaagaattcaggatagcttggtgctaccgggcctcaaatatcgagcctggaacccataggtatatactatgtccaattaaatatgataaaaattaattatttaatttataaaataaacatacaaattgatacacacaagaattcaggatagcttggtgctgctgagcctcaaatatcgagcctgaaactcataggtatatactctgtccaattaaatatgataaaaattaattatttaatttacaaaataaacatacaaaattatgaaaataaaattaaaattgacacacacaagaatttaGGATAGCTTGgtactactgggcctcaaatatcgagcctggaacccgtAGGTATATACTctatccaattaaatatgataaaaattaattatttaatttataaaataaacatacaaaattatgaaaatattaaaattgacacacacaagaattcaagATAGCTTGGTGCTGCcgagcctcaaatatcgagcgtggaacccataggtatatactctgtccaatgccaatatgataaaaattaattatttaatttacaaaacaaacatacaaaattatgaaaatattaaaattgacacacacaagaattcaagATAGCTTGATGCTACTAAGCCTCAAATAttgagcctggaacccataggtatatactctatcCAATgccaatataataaaaattaattatttaatttacaaaacaaacatacaaaattacgaaaataataaaattgacacacatacaagaattcaagatagcttggtcctactgggcatcaaatatcgagcctggaacccataggtatatactctgtccaattaaatatgataaaaattaattatttaatttataaaaaaaatatacaaaattatgaaaatattaaaattgacacatacagaattcaggatagcttggtgctgctgagcctcaaatatcgagcctgaaacccataggtatatactctgtccaatgccaatatgataaaaattaattatttaatttataaaataaatatacaaaattataaaaatattaaaattgacacacacaagaattcaggatagcttggtgctactgggcctcaaatatcgagcgtggaacccataggtatatactctgtccaataccaatatgataaaaattaattatttaatttacaaaacaaacatacaaaattacgaaaataataaaattgacacatacaagaactcaagatagcttggtcctactggacatcaaatatcgagcctggaacccatagatatatactctatccaattaaatattgtataattataaaaaataattatttaatttacagatcaaacatacaattaatgttgtttaatttacagtagacgacatggaTGTGCCGCCTATGTATCCGATGAGCTATTAGTGCTATAGGGCGATCATAGGTCCGCCTACGTATGGGAGGGAGAGTTACGGGCCCAGACTCTCCACGCCAGGAGAGTGGACGATATGTGGAATTTTATGAAGGACAGAGATCTCCATCCCCGTGTAGTCCAGCGCCTGCGGGATACGGGCTTCTACAGGATTTTGAAGATCGGGCGGCTGCAACTCGACTGGTCTTTGATCACGTCCCTGATAGAGCGGTgacgaccggagacgcacactttccacctgcccattggcgaggccaccatcacgcTGCAGGACATGGAGGTTTTATATGGGATGCCTGTTGATGGACTGCCCGTTGCACTGCCtcaggccatgagagagatgacgcgTGGGCAGTATTTGGACATGCTGCAGCAGCTCACTGGTTTCAAGCCACAGGATGAGACTGCACGCTCAGGGGCCAGTCGCATGAGTTTGACAGCTATTCGACAGCATTTGGAGATATTGCTCCCCGACATCACCGGGGAGACAGATGATTTGCATATTCACCGGTATACGAGGTTGCTTCTGCTCCttctgtttgggggggggggggtcttgttcccgaacacttcggggaacctagtcagcttgcgaTTTCTTTATCATCTTCAGttgctagatgatttaccccagtacaGCTGGGGTGGTGCTGTTCTCGCCTACTTGTATAGGCATCTGTGctgggcgagcatgggcacccaacATGACGTATGTGAATTTTTTCCGCTTCTACAAATAacaacatattcgaatactctgCTCATTCCTTCCAATTCTATCTAGTcaaattttttcttaaactttacgtcaactttgtatgttaagtttgggcctgggagcggttcctgcagttacAGCCACCTCTATCACCATTACCTCCGGATGTACTCGAAAAATACCTTTCTTTTAGTAATGGTATgaccatattcctggtggactgatgtaatgcactctttgattttataccttatggacgcttcaaggtgtggaataaggacaagagaaatcaagtcaatattCAAGTTGTAGTGATTCCCATTGAATATGTCCATTTCACATATGTGAGTGGGAATATATTTACCCACTTTCCACAGACCTGTGTTCTTCTTGCTCGCATGCAATATCCAatgacaacccgtaaaccatTTACGACAAACAACTTTGTATACATCCGGACTTGACTCCCATACCGTCAgttcacgacactcttttacgctgtacatttTTGCTGCCCTGCTTAAGCGCACTTTATCAGGAAAAAGTATGCCCTTTgccagcaccgttggtctagaatcatcccacattgctgtccgaattttatcaaaatcctttGTGAGAGCATCCACATCTGGCATACTTGGCAAGTTATCAAGGTAGGTAAtcttccttgaatgaaacggcacttgggactcgtacactcttggtctaacggggggtggagcatactccctcgtcaaatcaggtccttcattctcttcctcctcgtcaccatcctcacgagggaagggtgtgtcgtctccggaatcatcggcattgttgtcataatcactgttctcttcctcactctgtgcatctgccagatcccgatttaatatgtcgtcttcgggcaattgagtgagGACAGATGGTTcaacttgctcgttttcactacACAAACAACAAAGTAATAAACTACTGaaattaataaatactttccatatagctgtatcacttcacttacaagtcgtAACGTGTTGACATTCCTTGATGGACATTATCATGTTGGTGATGACttccggatggaccaccatgatccaacacaccagaactacgcatattccaaTTGGGtgtgggttcataacttgtaaaagtcatatctggccggtaccccatgtggaatatatgagtgttaatacaaattcaatacaacaaaaatatacatcgtaacactaatgaaaattgaagtttaccactcgtcttgtagattatgtaaagcaggagagaaattatttcctcgctcgtCATTCGCCCATggtgataagtttaaatcagggCAAACTCTTTTATCCGGAACTTGTCCAGCAAAAACTGCTccagaataaccacccgatgactgagggttatccctactatgcgcaacctcattattgcgaacgtcttcgatttccaacatttttatcacaagaaattcccggtattcatccgAAGTCCTCAAAAAATTcctcaaagtttcatcatcgtcgatgttaaactcagcgtaacaagaaaccccttgcggagtaatcgaatacggatatcttccggttactttaaggttcaccgaacgttttctcacactcattttattacataacaacgataccaatctatcgtactccattataagtggcaacttaacatgacactgtggagataaacgaTAGCTCACAGAGCTATTCGCCACCACAACTTCACCCCCCCCTCCccaaatataatgaaacccttacttttcgctcttcagacattatgaaaaaatgcttgagaatttaacaagaagaaaaatttgaacgagagttaggaatatttttgaatggatttttgtaaaatcctaacgcctttaaataaggcaatgcctagCTCGGTAGGCTGAATTTTTTtaggtatagcgctcttttaaagagcgctatacctatTTGAATTATTGCTATGTCAGTTAAACGCAGGAgacttattggtgggcccacaaaataggtatagcgcggttatatactggcgtatatatatatatatatatatatatatatatatatatatatatatatatatatatatatatacatacacacacacacatatatagcgctcttttaaagagcgttaTACTTTAACGGTCAAAACTCCGTTAAAgcatagcgctctttaaaagagcgctatatataaaaatattactatttttttaaatacaTATTTTCGTCACACTTGTCCAAAATAACCAGTTCTCTATCAGTTCTGGATTCTACTTTGTGTTAAGTTTTATATTCTTCTCTATCAGTTCTTTACATTTCTTTGTTGCTTGTAGGTGTTTATGATGCATTGCAGAAGAAATATCTTAAAACACTCTTGTTCTGCGTGTGCGAAACAATAGATGGACCAATGATCGAGGAATATGCATGTATGACAACATGATAAGATGGTTTGATTTGGACTGTAATTACAGTCATATTTTTGAATTGATTAATGATGTCACGGGCTAAGTACTTCAGCATTTAAGAATTAGTGTCCGGAACGAAAATGTGATTCTTTTGCactcaaagaaccaaaatatgTGAAAAAAAATATAGTGACCTTTTTATATATAACtctcttttaaagggcgctataccttaacggccgtTTGCCCGTTAAGGTATAGTGCCCTTTAAAAAGGCGCTATATTTA containing:
- the LOC138905558 gene encoding uncharacterized protein codes for the protein MFTTDRRTDCGRKNRSLQDNEVSGMRDPSCPRLSEYNFNVSHEKHQRSTVSLNVLDFKIKRVLVDPGSSDNIIKWRVLDQATLTRSIIPATKLLVGFNLASVTTRGEIFLPTNAEWVMKMTLFEVVDGDMGYNILLGRQWLHEMGVVPSTYHQLLKFPTPEGIKQIRGDQPATMEMNAISISSSNGKEHAA